Proteins encoded together in one Bradyrhizobium sp. PSBB068 window:
- a CDS encoding iron-containing alcohol dehydrogenase, translated as MQIVGSHQYPTMETVIYGKPAAEALREEAERLGAKRVYLIASRTLNTTTDEIEKIRNGLGDRHAATFDGVPQHTTRDVVTLIARQASEARADLVVAIGGGSVVDAAKIVLMCIEHEIFEPAGLDGFETTPDRRFGAFRNPKVRMIAIPSTLSGGEYNSGALVTDTSRKLKQIFNHPMMMPRSIILDPAMTRYTPEKLWLGSGTRAMDHGIEAICSSRPNVLVDAVCQQGLRYLHHGLLRTKSNPDDEAARLSCQLGSWLSAFGLQSRVPMGASHAIGHVLGGTCDVPHYFCTAVMMPSVLRYNRPATETAQQAIAAALGAPGRDASEAFAGFIAELGLPRRLADVGVGEDRFELIGRNAMLSIFTRANPQPIREPADVVKILKLAA; from the coding sequence ATGCAAATCGTCGGCAGCCATCAATATCCCACCATGGAAACCGTGATCTACGGCAAACCGGCAGCCGAGGCGCTGCGCGAGGAGGCCGAGCGGCTCGGCGCCAAGCGCGTCTACCTGATCGCCAGCCGGACGCTGAACACCACCACCGACGAGATCGAGAAGATCCGCAACGGACTCGGCGATCGCCATGCGGCGACCTTCGACGGCGTGCCGCAGCACACTACGCGGGACGTGGTGACGCTGATCGCGCGGCAGGCCAGCGAAGCCAGGGCCGATTTGGTCGTCGCGATCGGCGGCGGCTCGGTGGTCGATGCGGCGAAGATCGTGCTGATGTGCATCGAGCATGAGATCTTCGAGCCGGCGGGGCTCGACGGCTTCGAGACCACGCCGGATCGCCGCTTCGGGGCGTTCCGCAACCCGAAGGTCCGGATGATCGCGATCCCCAGCACGCTGTCGGGCGGCGAGTACAATTCAGGTGCGCTGGTCACCGACACCAGCCGCAAGCTGAAGCAGATATTCAACCATCCGATGATGATGCCGCGCAGCATCATCCTCGATCCGGCGATGACGCGATATACGCCGGAGAAGCTCTGGCTCGGTTCGGGCACCCGCGCGATGGATCACGGCATCGAGGCGATCTGCTCGAGCCGGCCCAACGTGCTGGTCGATGCGGTGTGCCAGCAGGGCCTGCGCTATCTGCATCATGGCTTGCTGCGCACCAAGTCCAATCCCGACGACGAGGCGGCGCGGCTGAGCTGCCAGCTGGGCTCGTGGTTGTCGGCGTTCGGATTGCAGTCGCGGGTGCCGATGGGCGCCAGCCACGCCATCGGCCATGTGCTCGGCGGCACTTGCGACGTCCCGCATTACTTCTGCACGGCTGTCATGATGCCGAGCGTGCTGCGCTACAACCGTCCCGCGACGGAAACAGCCCAGCAGGCGATCGCCGCCGCGCTCGGTGCGCCGGGGCGCGACGCGAGCGAGGCGTTCGCCGGCTTCATCGCGGAGCTCGGCCTGCCGCGGCGGCTCGCCGATGTCGGTGTCGGTGAAGACCGCTTCGAACTGATCGGCCGGAACGCGATGCTGTCGATCTTCACCCGCGCCAACCCGCAGCCGATCCGCGAGCCCGCCGACGTCGTCAAGATCCTGAAGCTCGCCGCCTGA
- a CDS encoding glycosyltransferase family 4 protein: MSSNLKTRYSVHAHASRDSYARTNGGDESTPSTGEESVLQYTPSTELREASSASGGRPNESKPKLRVVLVQTQAENAGAQEISRLLGAGLTARGYDVANLFFFRKSDCFDEPPNTFYCAQTRPGNPLALLRMLWMLAGHLRTINPDVVLTFQHFGNVIGGGVSRLVSRAPVIANQVSSALSMSMPVRAADIIMGTTGFFQCITLNSRDMEREYARYPAPYRSRMKHVPHGFDDKSHSLPKDVARQQFKLPADRTLLGCAARLHPHKRLDAAIRLLAADPSWQLALAGQGADEGRLRALADELDVSDRLHFIGEIPPRQMADFLACLDVFVFPTQAETFGLAAVEAASAGIPCVVNDLPVLREVLSYQGQPAAVFVDAADEAEFSAAVSKVLTDRSLSDQLRQSAVGLKSRYSLDAMIEEYVRILGNAVGVDAY, from the coding sequence ATGAGCAGTAACCTCAAAACGCGCTATTCGGTGCACGCGCACGCTTCGCGTGATAGTTACGCGCGCACGAATGGGGGAGACGAATCCACGCCCTCGACGGGTGAGGAATCCGTGCTCCAATACACGCCAAGCACAGAATTGCGCGAGGCATCGAGCGCATCAGGCGGTCGACCGAACGAGAGCAAGCCGAAGCTCCGTGTCGTCCTGGTGCAGACCCAGGCCGAGAACGCCGGCGCGCAGGAGATCTCGCGGCTGCTCGGCGCCGGCCTCACCGCGCGTGGCTATGACGTCGCCAACCTGTTCTTCTTCCGCAAATCCGACTGCTTCGACGAGCCGCCCAACACGTTCTATTGCGCGCAAACCCGGCCCGGAAATCCCCTGGCGCTGCTGCGCATGCTGTGGATGCTCGCCGGTCATCTCAGGACCATCAATCCGGACGTCGTGCTGACATTCCAGCACTTCGGCAATGTGATCGGCGGCGGCGTGTCGCGGCTCGTCAGCCGCGCCCCGGTGATCGCCAACCAGGTATCTTCGGCGCTGTCGATGAGCATGCCCGTGCGCGCTGCCGACATCATCATGGGCACGACCGGCTTCTTCCAGTGCATCACGCTGAACTCGCGCGACATGGAGCGTGAATACGCGCGCTATCCCGCTCCCTACCGGTCACGCATGAAGCATGTGCCGCATGGCTTCGACGACAAGTCGCACAGCCTGCCGAAAGATGTCGCGCGGCAGCAATTCAAGCTGCCGGCCGACCGCACCTTGCTCGGCTGTGCAGCAAGGCTGCATCCGCACAAGCGGCTCGATGCGGCAATTCGCCTGCTCGCTGCCGATCCGTCCTGGCAGCTTGCCCTAGCCGGCCAGGGCGCCGACGAAGGGCGGCTCCGGGCTCTCGCGGACGAGCTTGATGTCTCGGACCGGCTCCACTTCATAGGCGAGATTCCACCGCGCCAGATGGCCGATTTCCTGGCCTGCCTCGACGTCTTCGTCTTTCCGACGCAGGCCGAAACCTTCGGCCTCGCCGCGGTCGAAGCCGCGAGCGCCGGCATTCCCTGCGTCGTCAACGACCTCCCCGTGCTGCGCGAAGTGCTGTCCTATCAGGGGCAGCCCGCGGCAGTGTTCGTCGATGCTGCCGACGAGGCCGAATTCTCGGCCGCCGTGTCGAAGGTCCTGACGGATCGTTCGTTGAGCGACCAGCTGCGGCAAAGCGCCGTGGGCCTGAAGTCGCGCTATTCGTTGGATGCCATGATCGAGGAATACGTCCGCATTCTCGGCAATGCCGTGGGAGTGGACGCATACTAG
- a CDS encoding FAD-dependent monooxygenase, protein MIAEEGTNQPIAACEAEMNETDVAIVGAGLAGSLARAVLSRAGYRVVLIDKRSIPPDEFRVEKVAGRQIDIFRRLGFLGDVEAVASSYDRVLNIRGGRLVDVGVGRSYGVSYADLVNMARGLTPEPSTFLLDQVTDVSCSEDRQQLTLASGKRVVSRLVVLATGMAGVLGYNLGMRRRMIAARHSVTFGFTIARPDNAPFGFDALTCYGKEAADGVDYLSLFPMSGGMRANLFMFRDPTDPIMRELRRDTARTLLRLMPGLQRYLGDFKIRGSVHNWVMDLSVTEGHLQPGIVLIGDAFQTNCPAAGTGVSRLLVDVERLCNEYVPRWLETDGMGTEKIAQFYADRDKLAADRHSLQLARFREALTSNTDVRWTMQRKLHFLRRMITHRVDRIHPGWVMRVRSALH, encoded by the coding sequence ATGATTGCCGAGGAAGGCACCAACCAGCCGATCGCGGCCTGCGAGGCTGAAATGAACGAAACGGACGTTGCCATTGTTGGTGCCGGTTTGGCGGGCTCGCTGGCGCGGGCTGTCCTCTCGAGGGCCGGGTATCGGGTCGTCCTGATCGACAAGCGCTCGATCCCGCCGGACGAATTCCGTGTCGAGAAGGTCGCGGGACGGCAGATCGATATCTTCCGCCGCCTGGGCTTCCTGGGCGATGTCGAGGCCGTCGCCTCGTCCTATGACCGGGTGCTCAACATCAGGGGCGGCCGACTGGTCGATGTCGGTGTCGGGCGCTCCTACGGGGTTTCCTATGCCGACCTCGTCAACATGGCGCGCGGCCTGACGCCGGAGCCGTCCACCTTCCTGCTTGACCAGGTGACCGACGTCAGCTGTAGCGAGGATCGCCAGCAGCTGACGCTGGCCTCCGGAAAGCGCGTGGTCTCGCGGCTGGTCGTTCTGGCGACCGGCATGGCCGGCGTGCTTGGCTACAACCTCGGAATGCGCCGCCGAATGATTGCCGCGCGTCATTCCGTCACCTTCGGCTTCACCATCGCGCGGCCGGATAACGCGCCGTTCGGCTTCGATGCGCTGACCTGCTACGGCAAGGAGGCGGCCGACGGCGTCGACTATCTCAGCCTGTTTCCGATGTCGGGCGGGATGCGGGCGAACCTGTTCATGTTCCGCGATCCGACTGATCCGATCATGCGCGAGCTGCGCCGCGACACCGCGCGGACGCTGCTTCGCCTGATGCCGGGATTGCAGCGCTATCTCGGCGATTTCAAGATCCGCGGTTCGGTGCACAACTGGGTCATGGACCTGTCAGTGACCGAGGGGCATCTGCAGCCGGGCATCGTGCTGATCGGCGATGCCTTCCAGACCAACTGTCCGGCGGCCGGAACCGGCGTCAGCCGCCTGCTGGTCGATGTCGAGCGTCTCTGCAACGAATATGTGCCGCGCTGGCTCGAGACCGACGGCATGGGCACGGAAAAGATCGCGCAGTTCTATGCCGATCGGGACAAGCTCGCCGCCGACCGGCACTCGCTGCAGCTGGCGCGCTTTCGCGAGGCCTTGACCTCGAACACCGATGTGCGCTGGACCATGCAGCGGAAGCTGCACTTCCTGCGCCGCATGATCACCCATCGGGTGGACCGGATTCATCCGGGATGGGTGATGCGCGTGCGCAGCGCGCTGCATTAA
- a CDS encoding nitronate monooxygenase has translation MKTAITELFGIQHPIIQGGMHYVGFAEMAAAVSNAGGLGIITGLTQRTPELLAKEIARCRDMTDKPIGVNLTFLPSFTAPPYPEYIAAIREGGVKAVETAGRSPEQYMPALKAAGIKVIHKCTSVRHSLKAEKIGCDAVSVDGFECGGHPGEDDIPNMILLPRAADELKIPFVASGGMADARSLVAALSMGASGMNMGTRFIATKEAPVHPNVKQALLDADELDTRLVMRALRNTERVLKNKGVDELLEIEREKGARLKIEDIHEQVAGVYPKVMIDGEMDAGAWSCGMVVGLIHDIPTVKELIDRIMTEAEQIIRQRLTGFLDGKFETKPARAVA, from the coding sequence GTGAAGACAGCAATCACTGAACTATTCGGTATCCAGCATCCGATCATCCAGGGCGGCATGCATTATGTCGGCTTCGCCGAGATGGCGGCCGCGGTGTCCAACGCCGGCGGCCTCGGCATCATCACCGGCCTGACCCAGCGGACGCCGGAGCTGCTGGCCAAGGAGATCGCGCGCTGCCGCGACATGACTGACAAGCCGATCGGCGTCAACCTGACCTTCCTGCCGAGCTTCACCGCGCCGCCCTATCCGGAATATATCGCGGCGATCCGCGAGGGGGGCGTCAAGGCGGTGGAGACCGCGGGCCGCAGCCCGGAGCAGTACATGCCGGCGCTGAAGGCGGCGGGCATCAAGGTGATCCACAAATGCACCTCGGTGCGGCACTCGCTGAAGGCCGAGAAGATCGGCTGCGATGCGGTCAGCGTCGACGGCTTCGAGTGCGGCGGCCATCCCGGCGAGGACGACATCCCGAACATGATCCTGCTGCCGCGCGCGGCTGACGAGCTGAAGATCCCGTTCGTGGCTTCGGGCGGCATGGCGGATGCGCGCAGCCTCGTTGCCGCGCTGTCGATGGGGGCGTCCGGCATGAACATGGGCACGCGCTTCATTGCGACCAAGGAAGCGCCTGTTCATCCCAACGTGAAGCAGGCGCTGCTCGATGCAGACGAGCTCGACACGCGGCTTGTGATGCGCGCGCTACGCAACACCGAGCGGGTGCTGAAGAACAAGGGCGTCGATGAGCTGCTCGAGATCGAGCGCGAGAAGGGCGCCAGGCTCAAGATCGAGGACATCCACGAGCAGGTCGCCGGCGTCTACCCGAAGGTGATGATCGACGGCGAGATGGATGCGGGGGCCTGGAGCTGCGGCATGGTGGTCGGCCTGATCCACGACATCCCGACCGTCAAGGAGCTGATCGATCGCATCATGACAGAGGCCGAGCAGATCATCCGGCAGCGCCTGACCGGCTTCCTCGACGGCAAGTTCGAAACCAAGCCGGCGCGCGCGGTCGCCTGA
- a CDS encoding SDR family NAD(P)-dependent oxidoreductase: protein MTAPVCLISGVGPGTGSALARRFAAGGYRVALLARNETRLAALEQQLPGAKAYRCDVSDPTQVETVASAVEHDLGSPTVVIHNAVGGAFGTFREIDPDILNRNFQVNTMGLLYLARRFAPAMVDAGKGAIVATGNTSALRGKAGFAGFAPTKAAQRILAEAMARDLGPRGVHVAYLVIDAVIDLEWTRKRWPERPDDFFIKPQAIAEEVWHVAHQDRSAWSFNVEIRPFGEAW, encoded by the coding sequence ATGACCGCACCCGTCTGTCTGATATCAGGCGTTGGGCCCGGCACCGGCTCGGCGCTCGCCAGAAGGTTCGCCGCGGGCGGCTACCGCGTCGCGCTCCTCGCCAGGAATGAAACGCGCCTTGCCGCCCTCGAGCAGCAGTTGCCGGGCGCAAAAGCCTATCGATGCGATGTCTCCGACCCCACGCAGGTCGAGACGGTGGCCTCGGCCGTGGAGCACGATCTCGGCAGCCCCACTGTCGTGATCCACAATGCCGTCGGCGGCGCGTTCGGCACGTTCCGCGAGATCGATCCGGACATCCTCAATCGCAACTTCCAGGTCAACACGATGGGCCTGCTGTATCTGGCGAGGCGGTTCGCCCCGGCGATGGTCGACGCCGGCAAGGGTGCAATCGTCGCAACCGGCAACACGTCGGCATTGCGTGGCAAGGCCGGCTTTGCGGGGTTCGCGCCGACCAAGGCGGCGCAGCGGATTCTCGCCGAGGCGATGGCGCGCGATCTGGGGCCGCGGGGCGTCCACGTCGCCTATCTGGTGATCGATGCGGTGATCGACCTCGAATGGACGCGGAAGCGCTGGCCGGAGCGACCGGACGACTTCTTCATCAAGCCGCAGGCGATTGCGGAGGAGGTCTGGCACGTCGCCCATCAGGACCGCAGTGCGTGGTCGTTCAACGTCGAGATCAGGCCGTTCGGCGAAGCCTGGTAG
- a CDS encoding glutathione S-transferase codes for MAALRIFSYLPNPRVWKATIAARFCGVDVEVRGASGKELRDWLWDYDAHPLTEQERTAMSALARTGKVGLTGAQLFKTDAFMAAQPFGNVPAAFGPDGKVGIFESNSIMRAVARLGEAKFPLYGRDAYEASRIDSFLDVSLVFARDSQIYLLALSGGTVDAAIHARARDAFAIYASGIEQALSPRRETLVGDGISLADICFAAELALFMNEYGRSEQLDRQGLTRILHPGVQDGYPLMFAHFARLVEHAYFAPDLKPYVEKLRSKAAA; via the coding sequence ATGGCCGCCTTGCGCATCTTCTCCTATCTGCCGAACCCGCGGGTTTGGAAGGCAACCATCGCGGCGCGGTTCTGCGGCGTCGACGTCGAGGTCAGGGGCGCCTCCGGCAAGGAGTTGCGGGACTGGCTGTGGGACTACGATGCGCATCCCCTGACCGAGCAGGAGCGCACCGCGATGTCGGCGCTCGCGCGGACCGGGAAGGTCGGGCTGACTGGCGCGCAGCTGTTCAAGACCGATGCGTTCATGGCGGCGCAGCCGTTCGGCAATGTGCCGGCCGCGTTCGGACCTGACGGCAAGGTCGGGATCTTCGAATCCAACAGCATCATGCGGGCGGTGGCGCGGCTCGGCGAAGCCAAGTTCCCGCTCTACGGGCGCGACGCCTATGAGGCGTCGAGGATCGACAGCTTCCTCGATGTCAGCCTGGTGTTTGCGCGGGATTCGCAGATCTATCTGCTCGCGCTGTCCGGCGGCACGGTCGACGCGGCGATTCATGCCCGCGCCAGGGATGCGTTCGCGATTTATGCTTCGGGGATCGAGCAGGCCCTGTCACCACGGCGCGAGACGCTGGTCGGGGACGGCATCTCGCTTGCCGACATCTGCTTTGCCGCCGAGCTCGCGCTGTTCATGAACGAGTACGGGCGGAGCGAGCAATTGGACAGGCAGGGATTGACCAGGATCCTGCATCCCGGGGTGCAGGATGGGTATCCGCTGATGTTCGCTCACTTTGCCCGGCTGGTGGAACACGCGTATTTTGCGCCGGACCTCAAGCCCTATGTCGAGAAGCTGCGGTCGAAGGCCGCTGCCTGA
- a CDS encoding enoyl-CoA hydratase/isomerase family protein yields MTEHVKVEIAAGVMTLTLQRPEKKNALTGGMYDAMSNALKQAEADPSVRVILFQGDGDSFTAGNDLADFASQARGESAVDSPAHRFIDTISKAGKPIVAAVQGNAVGVGTTMLLHCDLVYLAETARLITPFVNLALVPEAASSWLLPLRIGHARAYAMFALGEPMDAQGAQASGLANAVVPQADLRKKAHDAAIALTKRPAGSLSMTKALMREQQRIAAQIAEEGVLFKQRLTTPEAREAFAAFAERRQPDFSKLSA; encoded by the coding sequence ATGACGGAGCATGTCAAGGTTGAGATCGCCGCGGGCGTGATGACGCTGACGCTGCAGCGGCCGGAGAAGAAGAACGCGCTCACCGGCGGCATGTATGACGCGATGTCGAACGCGTTGAAGCAGGCCGAGGCGGATCCGTCGGTCCGCGTCATCCTGTTCCAGGGCGACGGCGACAGCTTCACCGCCGGCAACGACCTTGCGGATTTCGCCAGCCAGGCCCGCGGCGAGAGCGCTGTCGATAGCCCGGCGCACCGCTTCATCGACACCATCAGCAAGGCCGGCAAGCCGATTGTCGCGGCCGTGCAGGGCAATGCCGTCGGCGTCGGCACCACCATGCTGCTGCATTGCGACCTGGTCTATCTCGCCGAGACCGCACGGCTGATCACGCCGTTCGTCAATCTCGCGCTGGTGCCCGAGGCGGCGTCGAGCTGGCTGCTGCCGCTCAGGATCGGGCACGCGCGTGCCTATGCGATGTTCGCGCTCGGCGAGCCGATGGACGCGCAGGGCGCGCAGGCATCGGGCCTTGCCAATGCCGTGGTGCCGCAGGCTGATCTGCGCAAGAAAGCCCATGATGCGGCGATCGCGCTGACCAAGCGGCCGGCCGGCTCGCTCAGCATGACCAAGGCGCTGATGCGCGAGCAGCAGCGGATCGCGGCGCAGATCGCCGAGGAAGGCGTGCTGTTCAAGCAGCGGCTGACGACGCCCGAGGCCCGCGAGGCCTTTGCCGCCTTCGCCGAACGGCGTCAGCCTGACTTCAGCAAGCTGTCGGCCTGA
- a CDS encoding polysaccharide biosynthesis C-terminal domain-containing protein, translating into MIASVLQMLRRDVTRGVAGTILLKVGSGGLAFALFSLAARTMTPDAFGDFATLLSIAQIASVAGLVGQELLLVRFLNEYEVRGQTELTKGVLLSSLKNSAIGMLISIAAIAAVATVRGEWWLLILSVSAFTAVNAGLMLGSQIARSLVSILMGEGNREFFWRVAVVLVLIAALFGHRQLSPVELFTAMTVAMAIGLIVQIVSIMRVLPNLRTVTARFESSRWNRSAFRFWLASILEAANQYFDVILVYWMLDPATAGVYFAASRLANIFAMLSAALYTFGARRLPSLYFSKNHRELEHTLKLMAEVTALCVLSGLVIVWVAAPHLLGLFGPHFAAQQWVLIVLAIGTAFQAAGGPSAAVLQLTGHERDYVPVVAANVALRLVGFVVLIPWLGVLGAAISATASLVLATIALNVLCRRRTGVDPSVLVLSHPSSSKGNTYAVRVADRND; encoded by the coding sequence GTGATTGCCTCTGTGCTCCAAATGCTACGGCGCGATGTCACGCGCGGCGTTGCCGGGACCATCCTGCTCAAGGTCGGCAGCGGCGGGCTCGCGTTCGCCTTGTTCTCGCTGGCCGCGCGGACGATGACACCCGACGCGTTCGGGGACTTCGCAACCTTGCTCTCGATCGCCCAGATCGCCTCGGTCGCGGGACTGGTCGGCCAGGAGCTGCTGCTGGTTCGCTTCCTCAATGAATATGAGGTGCGCGGCCAGACCGAGCTCACCAAGGGTGTGCTGCTGTCGAGCCTGAAGAACTCGGCGATCGGGATGCTGATCTCGATCGCCGCGATCGCCGCGGTGGCAACCGTTCGCGGCGAATGGTGGTTGCTGATCCTCTCGGTCTCGGCGTTCACCGCCGTCAATGCCGGGCTCATGCTCGGCAGCCAGATCGCGCGATCCCTGGTCAGCATTCTGATGGGCGAAGGCAATCGCGAGTTCTTCTGGCGGGTTGCCGTCGTCCTGGTCCTGATCGCGGCGCTGTTCGGTCACCGGCAGCTCAGCCCCGTCGAACTGTTCACGGCGATGACCGTCGCGATGGCCATCGGGCTGATCGTGCAGATCGTGTCGATCATGCGCGTGCTGCCGAACCTGCGCACGGTCACGGCGCGCTTCGAGAGCTCGCGTTGGAATCGCAGTGCGTTCCGGTTCTGGCTCGCATCCATTCTCGAAGCGGCGAACCAGTATTTCGACGTCATCCTGGTCTACTGGATGCTGGATCCGGCGACTGCTGGCGTCTATTTCGCCGCCTCGCGCCTGGCGAACATCTTCGCCATGCTGTCGGCTGCGCTCTACACATTCGGCGCGCGCCGGCTGCCGTCGCTGTATTTCAGCAAGAATCACCGCGAGCTCGAACATACGCTGAAGCTGATGGCCGAGGTCACCGCGCTCTGCGTGCTCAGCGGGCTCGTCATCGTCTGGGTCGCTGCGCCCCACCTTCTCGGCCTGTTCGGGCCGCATTTCGCCGCGCAGCAGTGGGTGTTGATCGTGCTCGCGATCGGGACGGCGTTCCAGGCGGCAGGCGGTCCGTCGGCCGCGGTCCTGCAACTGACCGGGCATGAGCGCGATTACGTGCCGGTGGTCGCCGCCAACGTCGCATTGCGGCTGGTGGGATTTGTCGTGCTGATCCCCTGGCTCGGCGTGCTCGGTGCCGCGATCTCGGCGACGGCCTCGCTGGTGCTCGCCACCATCGCGCTCAACGTGCTGTGCCGCCGGCGGACCGGCGTCGATCCGTCCGTTCTGGTGCTGTCGCATCCATCGTCGTCGAAAGGCAACACCTACGCCGTCCGCGTTGCGGACCGTAACGACTAA
- a CDS encoding ABC transporter substrate-binding protein: protein MSLRKLMVSVAMLAALAAAPARAQTPGISESEIKVGATFPFSGPASPLSNVGKGLVAYVHSVNDRGGVNGRRINLITYDDAYTPPKAVEQTRKLIESDEVAFLFSPLGTPGIGATIKYVTAKKVPHLFVVSGATKFTNFTEFPLTTTGLPSYNTEGKIYAKYIAQTAPAAKIAILYQNDDLGRDFVAAFKEALKADFDKKVVTSPYEVTEPTIESHVVSLKASGAQAFLIAGTPKFAAQAIKKASEIGWMPLTIVNYVSSSISATIVPAGVDKAVGVVVATIVKDPNDKKWADDPGIKWYRAHFEKYLAGADIGDSNYMFGTQQGQILEQVLKQCGDDLSRENIVKQARNLKGLALPTLMPGITINTGPDNSMAYTQLQLQRWTGSSWEQFGGVQSAGAN, encoded by the coding sequence ATGTCGCTCAGGAAGCTCATGGTCTCCGTTGCAATGCTCGCGGCGCTTGCCGCGGCTCCGGCCCGCGCCCAAACCCCGGGCATTTCGGAATCGGAGATCAAGGTCGGGGCGACATTCCCGTTCAGCGGCCCGGCATCTCCGCTCAGCAATGTCGGCAAGGGTCTCGTCGCCTACGTCCACTCCGTCAACGATCGCGGCGGCGTCAACGGCCGCAGGATCAATCTCATCACCTATGATGATGCCTATACGCCACCCAAGGCGGTGGAGCAGACCCGGAAGCTGATCGAGAGCGACGAGGTGGCGTTCCTGTTCAGCCCGCTCGGGACGCCCGGGATCGGCGCGACCATCAAATACGTGACCGCGAAGAAGGTGCCGCATCTCTTCGTCGTCAGCGGCGCGACCAAGTTCACGAACTTCACCGAGTTTCCGCTGACCACCACGGGCTTGCCGAGCTACAACACCGAAGGAAAGATCTACGCCAAATACATCGCGCAGACGGCGCCCGCTGCGAAGATCGCGATCCTCTACCAGAACGATGACCTCGGCCGCGATTTCGTGGCCGCATTCAAGGAAGCCTTGAAGGCCGATTTCGACAAGAAGGTGGTGACATCTCCCTATGAAGTCACCGAGCCAACCATCGAGTCCCACGTCGTATCGCTGAAGGCGTCGGGCGCGCAGGCATTCCTGATCGCCGGCACCCCGAAATTCGCGGCGCAGGCGATCAAGAAGGCGAGCGAGATCGGCTGGATGCCGCTCACCATCGTCAACTACGTGTCGAGCTCGATCTCCGCGACCATCGTGCCGGCCGGAGTGGACAAGGCGGTGGGCGTCGTCGTGGCGACGATCGTCAAGGATCCGAATGACAAGAAGTGGGCCGACGATCCCGGCATCAAATGGTATCGCGCTCACTTCGAAAAATATCTTGCGGGGGCCGACATCGGCGACAGCAACTATATGTTCGGCACCCAGCAGGGCCAGATTCTGGAGCAGGTGCTGAAGCAGTGCGGCGACGATCTGTCGCGCGAGAACATCGTGAAGCAGGCGCGCAACCTCAAGGGGCTCGCGCTGCCGACCCTGATGCCGGGCATCACGATCAACACCGGCCCCGACAACAGCATGGCCTATACCCAGCTTCAGCTGCAGCGCTGGACTGGAAGCTCCTGGGAACAGTTCGGCGGCGTGCAGAGCGCCGGCGCGAACTGA
- a CDS encoding acetyl-CoA C-acyltransferase — MSQDAVIVSTARTGVGKAYRGALNNTDGPTLAGHVMAEAVKRAGIAPGEVEDVVMGCAMQQGTMVMNVARKGAIRAGLPVTVAGTTIDRQCASGLQAIAVAARSVMLDGVEIAIGGGIESISLVQNEHMNRFHAVDDELMAMKPEMYMSMLETAEVVAERYGIGRDKQDEYSLECQRRVGAALQGGRFNDEIVPITTRMAVVNKDTKEVSYQQVTLAKDEGPRPDTTADGLAKIKPVFEGKTISAGNASQLSDGASACVIMSDRIAAQKGLKPLGIFRGFVAAGVEPDEMGVGPVAAIPRLLKRHNLKIDDIDLWELNEAYAVQVIYCRDKLGIDPEKLNVNGGSIAIGHPYGMTGARLTGHLLIEGRRRKAKYGVVTMCIGGGMGAAGLFEIVH; from the coding sequence ATGTCACAAGATGCAGTCATCGTTTCCACCGCGCGTACCGGCGTCGGCAAGGCCTATCGGGGCGCGCTCAACAACACCGACGGCCCGACCCTGGCCGGCCATGTGATGGCGGAAGCGGTGAAGCGCGCCGGCATAGCGCCCGGCGAGGTCGAGGACGTGGTGATGGGCTGCGCCATGCAGCAGGGCACCATGGTGATGAACGTCGCGCGCAAGGGCGCGATCCGCGCCGGACTTCCAGTCACCGTCGCCGGCACCACGATCGACCGGCAATGCGCTTCCGGCCTGCAGGCGATCGCGGTTGCGGCGCGCTCGGTGATGCTTGACGGCGTCGAGATCGCGATCGGCGGCGGCATCGAGTCGATCAGTCTGGTGCAGAACGAGCACATGAACCGGTTCCACGCCGTCGACGACGAGCTGATGGCGATGAAGCCCGAGATGTACATGTCGATGCTGGAGACGGCGGAGGTCGTCGCCGAGCGTTACGGGATCGGCCGCGACAAGCAGGACGAGTACAGCCTGGAATGCCAGCGGCGGGTCGGCGCCGCGCTGCAGGGCGGCCGCTTCAACGACGAGATCGTGCCGATCACAACCAGAATGGCCGTGGTCAACAAGGACACCAAGGAAGTCAGCTATCAGCAGGTGACTCTGGCCAAGGATGAAGGTCCACGTCCGGACACCACCGCGGACGGCCTGGCAAAAATCAAGCCGGTGTTCGAGGGCAAGACCATCAGCGCCGGCAATGCCAGCCAGCTCTCCGACGGTGCCTCGGCCTGCGTGATCATGAGCGACAGGATCGCTGCGCAGAAAGGGCTGAAGCCGCTCGGCATCTTCCGTGGTTTCGTTGCCGCCGGCGTCGAGCCGGACGAGATGGGCGTCGGCCCGGTTGCCGCGATCCCGCGGCTGTTGAAGCGGCATAATCTGAAGATCGACGACATCGATCTCTGGGAGCTCAACGAGGCCTATGCGGTGCAGGTGATCTATTGCCGCGACAAGCTCGGCATCGATCCTGAGAAGCTGAACGTCAACGGCGGCTCGATTGCGATCGGCCATCCCTACGGCATGACTGGCGCTCGGCTCACCGGTCACCTGCTGATCGAGGGCCGCCGGCGCAAGGCCAAATACGGTGTCGTGACCATGTGCATCGGCGGCGGCATGGGCGCGGCCGGTCTGTTCGAGATCGTCCACTGA